The following coding sequences are from one Hippopotamus amphibius kiboko isolate mHipAmp2 chromosome 9, mHipAmp2.hap2, whole genome shotgun sequence window:
- the SLC29A4 gene encoding equilibrative nucleoside transporter 4, translated as MGSVGSQRLQEPSVASTPHRSTGVSFSFDSSQLEEAVAGVAQAQGARARGIPVFTDSEEPVPDDRYHAIYFAMLLAGVGFLLPYNSFITDVDYLHHKYPGTSIVFDMSLTYILVALVAVLLNNALVERLSLHTRITAGYLLALGPLLFISICDVWLQLFSRDQAYAINLAAVGTVAFGCTVQQSSFYGYTGMLPKRYTQGVMTGESTAGVMVSLSRILTKLLLPDERAGTLIFFLVSAGLELLCFLLHLLVRGSRFVLYHTARPRHGRAGRRAGYRVHHDVAAEDVHFEHQGPGLADGGSPKDSPAHEVPGRGGAYTRFDVPRPGIRRSWPSFRALLLHRYVVARVIWADMLSIAVTYFITLCLFPGLESEIRHCILGEWLPILIMAVFNLSDFVGKILAALPMDWRGTHLLACSCLRVVFIPLFILCVYPSGTPALRHPAWPCVLSLLMGISNGYFGSVPMILAAGKVSPKQRELAGNTMTVSYMTGLTLGSAVAYCTYSLTRDAHSSCLRPSAANASFPPGL; from the exons ATGGGCTCGGTGGGCAGCCAGCGCCTCCAGGAGCCCAGCGTGGCGAGCACGCCGCACAGGAGCACAGGGGTGAGCTTCAGCTTCGACAGCAGCCAGCTGGAGGAGGCCGTGGCAGGGGTGGCCCAGGCCCAGGGCGCTAGGGCCAGGGGCATCCCGGTGTTCACGGACTCTG AGGAGCCGGTGCCTGACGACCGCTACCACGCCATCTACTTTGCGATGCTGCTGGCTGGTGTGGGCTTCCTGCTGCCGTACAACAGCTTCATCACCGACGTGGACTACCTGCACCACAAGTACCCAG ggaCCTCGATCGTGTTTGACATGAGCCTCACCTACATCCTGGTGGCGCTGGTGGCCGTGCTCCTGAACAACGCGCTGGTGGAGAGACTGAGCCTGCACACGAGGATCACGGCGG GCTACCTCTTAGCCTTGGGCCCCCTCCTCTTCATCAGCATCTGCGACGTGTGGCTGCAGCTCTTCTCTCGTGACCAGGCTTACGCCATCAACCTGGCCGCGGTGGGCACCGTGGCCTTCGGCTGCACAG tgcAGCAATCCAGCTTCTACGGGTACACGGGGATGCTGCCCAAGAGGTACACGCAGGGGGTGATGACGGGGGAGA GCACGGCGGGCGTGATGGTCTCCCTGAGCCGCATCCTCACCAAGCTGCTGCTGCCGGACGAGCGGGCCGGCACGCTCATCTTCTTCCTGGTGTCCGCGGGCCTGGAGCTGCTCTGCTTCCTGCTGCACCTGCTGGTGCGGGGCAGCCGTTTCGTGCTCTACCACACGGCGCGGCCCCGCCACGGCCGCGCGGGCCGCAGGGCCGGCTACCGCGTGCACCACGACGTGGCGGCCGAGGACGTGCACTTT GAGCATCAGGGCCCGGGCCTGGCCGACGGCGGGTCCCCGAAGGACAGCCCAGCCCACGAGGTGCCCGGCCGCGGGGGCGCCTACACGCGCTTCGACGTGCCTCGGCCGGGAATCAGGCGCAGCTGGCCCTCCTTCCGAG CCCTGCTGCTGCACCGCTACGTGGTGGCCCGCGTCATCTGGGCGGACATGCTCTCCATCGCCGTGACCTACTTCATCACGCTGTGCCTGTTCCCGGGCCTCGAGTCCGAGATCCGCCACTGCATCCTGGGCGAGTGGCTGCCCATCCTCATCATGGCCGTGTTCAACCTCTCTGACTTCGTGGGCAAG ATCCTGGCGGCGCTGCCCATGGACTGGCGGGGCACCCACCTGCTGGCCTGCTCCTGCCTCCGCGTGGTCTTCATCCCGCTGTTCATCCTGTGCGTCTACCCCAGCGGCACGCCTGCCCTCCGCCACCCGGCCTGGCCCTGCGTCCTCTCCCTGCTCATGGGCATCAGCAACGGCTACTTCGGCAGCGTGCCCATGATCCTGGCGGCGGGCAAAGTGAGCCCCAAGCAGCGGGAGCTGGCAG GCAACACCATGACCGTGTCCTACATGACGGGGCTGACGCTGGGCTCGGCCGTGGCCTACTGCACCTACAGCCTCACGCGGGACGCGCACAGCAGCTGCCTCCGCCCCTCTGCTGCCAACGCCTCCTTCCCGCCTGGCCTCTGA